A genomic window from Micromonospora sp. WMMA1947 includes:
- a CDS encoding RNA methyltransferase, translated as MQSHSQGRRLDAVPGPFTPRTPRIVAARRLQRRRDRDQAGRFLAEGPQAVREALARTGTVVELFGTPAALDRYADLAAAAARADVPVSEVTDDALAALAETVAPQGLVAVCRHLDVPLEQAVARGPRLVAVLAGIRDPGNAGTVLRTADAAGAGAVVFAGEAVDPYNGKCVRASAGSLFHVDVVRAADPLAAVEALRAAGLTVFATTGYGDSDLDDLADAGRLAAPTAWLFGSEAHGLPEELTDAADARVRVPLHGRAESLNLAAAAAVCLYSSARALRRPTVTHDTAGESASS; from the coding sequence ATGCAGTCACATTCGCAGGGGAGGCGCCTCGACGCCGTTCCCGGACCGTTCACCCCGCGTACCCCGAGGATCGTGGCGGCCCGGCGGCTGCAGCGCCGTCGCGACCGCGACCAGGCCGGCCGGTTCCTGGCCGAGGGGCCGCAGGCGGTCCGGGAGGCGCTCGCCCGCACCGGCACCGTGGTCGAGCTGTTCGGCACCCCGGCGGCACTCGACAGGTACGCCGACCTCGCGGCCGCCGCCGCCCGGGCCGACGTGCCGGTCTCCGAGGTGACCGACGACGCGCTGGCCGCGCTGGCCGAGACCGTCGCCCCGCAGGGCCTGGTGGCGGTGTGCCGCCACCTCGACGTACCCCTGGAGCAGGCCGTGGCGCGCGGGCCGCGACTGGTCGCGGTGCTCGCCGGGATCCGCGACCCGGGCAACGCCGGGACGGTGCTGCGCACCGCCGACGCGGCGGGCGCGGGCGCCGTGGTCTTCGCGGGCGAGGCGGTCGACCCCTACAACGGCAAGTGCGTGCGGGCCTCCGCCGGCAGCCTCTTCCACGTCGACGTGGTGCGCGCCGCCGACCCGCTCGCCGCAGTCGAGGCGCTGCGGGCCGCCGGCCTCACCGTCTTCGCCACCACCGGGTACGGCGACAGCGACCTGGACGACCTCGCCGACGCCGGACGGCTGGCCGCACCCACCGCGTGGCTGTTCGGCTCGGAGGCGCACGGCCTGCCCGAGGAGCTGACCGACGCCGCCGACGCCCGGGTCCGGGTGCCGCTGCACGGGCGCGCGGAGAGTCTCAATCTGGCTGCGGCGGCGGCCGTCTGCCTGTATTCTTCCGCGAGAGCACTGCGTCGGCCCACGGTCACGCACGACACAGCAGGGGAGTCCGCCTCGTCATGA